CCCCATCCGGTTAGTTGTGTCGGTGTCACACACAAACAATTTCTAGCATTctaagtacttgtcaatgtaaaattatgaaacatgaacttcatcaatggcgttgtctttttaaagacatttcttgtttattatttttttaattattattttgttgttgttgcagatTTAGCTGTTGGGtaagacatgtgtaaacattgaaattaaaCTAAACCAACATACCTATTGAAAAGGAAAGCGTTCACATCACTTGTGACACAAACACCTCATATCTCATATGGCCCCATTTACCATGTTTTAGTCCCTCAGCTAGCATCGATTTAATCACCTCAGGCTCCAAAATTCTGACAGAGTCTATCTTATTCTGACAGAGTCTATCTTATTCAGAATTTTCCAcagaattcaaaaatcaatttcttactcgccaaagcgctggccatggggtgaaaatttcactttttaccaaaacctccattttaataggaaaatcctcaaaattagtattttgattatttcatcaGTATTTGGTAAGCTATTGATGTCTTAGTGTCAAATTAAAGCCACGCAAATGTTTTTCAATCGTTTTTATTActttttggtttttcaaatgtgtTGAAATCTTTAATGTGACTTAAAACACAACTCTGTATGCTTATCCTAAGAGACAATATTCTtttgattacaaaaatgtctttttttcaaaaaaatagtgaatttaaaggtgagaaatgcattttttaccaaaaacctccaggcaaaaatcatggtttttttaccatttttattaatttttgatttttcagatgttttgaaaatttaaatgacttaaaacacaattctgtatgATAAGCCTAAGAGACAATAATCTTCTGgttacaaaaatgtcttttttaccaaaaaccccccatttaaaaaaaatctagaaatcggtattgtgaccattttatcagtatttggtgagctacagatgtctttttggtgtcaagttAAAGCCATGTAACTGTTCATGACAGTCAATTTGTAATCTTTTTTACATGAAGTACTTCTacttttcaaaaataccaaagttgggcaaaaattatgggttttttttttaccatttttaatcatttttgtttttcaaacatgttttgaaacatttaatgtgtatccgcaaatagattcatcaggattgtccaaatacaattatataaaatgttcgtaaacaaatccaataaaaggtgatgttaacatacctcaatgacgtttcgtgctgtatcacagcactttctcaaattgaatgatcaGCTTTGACCTTTCTCGTCTGTTGCTTCTTGGTAGCagacgtaggtggcgctgttagcAGCTGATCATAAATACGTATGAAAGAACATAAAACTGAATCTGATTTGGCGTCGGAGAAACCATACAAAATGTTTTGGCCTAAATACTAAACAGTTAACTTTCTGAACACCAATCTGTCTCCGATGTCTATGCACTGTTTTTGCTGTTTGCTTAGAAACAGCGATTatatgcatgcagcattttaaaCACTTTGTActtttatacaaagtaaaatgcacAAATCTTGCATGCGTCAAGATATCTTATGGTTAAAATGCATCAATACTGATCGCTTGATTGAAATTCACATCATGTAGTTTGCGAGATGATCTATACCGGTATCGTATAACAGATGAATTGTAAACATATcatgaaataatttattgttatgatgtatttaaataacattcataTTGAGTTTTTAGCTTTTATTTTCTACCAAATACGTAAGTTTTTATGTATATAATAATTGATGAAGGTTATTCATTTTAAGCCTTACAatcttttgaaataaatgataaaaatatatcaATCATTTTATCTAATAATATTATGGAGAATAGATGAGACCCATTTTTCTGTTGACACagcatttcaatatgtttatgttcACTTTCATTCATTTAATCACTCAATATATTGAGCAAAATGATTATAGTAGTCTACTAAATTATAGGCTTGTACTTTATGGGTTCACCACTTTAGTGATGTCCATtcaacaaaatgttcaaaaaaaaatttaatcggTCGTCAAAATATTAACAAAGTTTGTTGTGATGTGTTGTTTATTTACCGGTCAAAAGCAGATCGGGGCTGGCACCTTCTCTATAAAAAAAGGAACATTTGTTGTACGATTTTGACAACCATGTTTTGCATGTTTGCACAATTTTCAGAATCTTAGGGgtaaaagctaagtgctatgaaCTGGACTTAATTACAGATAATATGAGTCAAAAACTTAAGTTTTTGTACTTGCATTTCATTGAAGACGGAATCAaactctaaaagcttttatctgtaTAGTGATAATAATGCATGCAGCTACCTGCGTcattatacacctatccgacttcgccattactgcgcaTTACTGCAGTGTCtccgacgtaaaactgcggtgtcccgaggtcgggggttctgccattatttattgtgtgctatacagaattgtacccgggaattatacacacagtgatattcaatacacaatcatgagtattgaattacgaattaaatcccccgctctggtacatctgtggttccgtcaatagagagccaaatacagtaaacgcttctcggattggtgtataagaTGTTCTCACAAGTGGACTTAATTCCGATCATGTAAAGCAAAACATAAGTTTCATGTACTTGCTTTTCACCAAAGAAGTATTTAAACTATACAAAAgatttaattataggcctatacaatctGTGTAACAGTAGtgtaacaatagtaaaatttatattgttttgtagTTACCTGTGTCGTGGGATGTGCTCTAAACTGGGCTTAATTTCAGATAATATATATAGTAAAAATTATGGATTCATTAATGGATTCCCGAATTCTTTCAAGTTTGTTTGtgctcaaaatatttttagcCTCCTATTGTGTACTGAGTGATATTTATCCCGGCTCCGAAGTTGTAATTAATCTTCAAagaaataaatatgataaatcTTATGAAAAGATAACACTTAGCAATAGTAATAGCAATAATTGATTTCAAGCGATAGCACAATGATACTATAATTGAACGATTGTTGTCTGGTGCCCATATTTGTTTAGACCCAAATATTTACTGGGTGCCCAAATATTTACTGGGTGGGTATTTTGGGGCAATGGGCAGGTTAAGTTTACTTGGTCGGTTAGATGGCCAtctacccaccaagttacgtctACCAGTTATATACAATCCTGCTCCCCCTTTGAAAAACCTGAATTCGCCATTTTATGTTGTCTATCCTGTCGCATTTTATCCATGTTTCTCTCATGTTCTCTCCCCCTTTTTTAGGGTGGGTGAGGGCGTGTCCGCGCCTGCTCCAAAATAGCGGTTCCTTCAGTATTTGTATGTGCATCTGGACGTATCAAATGTGGATTTCAAACAAGGGGTTGCTGAAGTGTTGGGTGCGCTCAAAAGTGCGCGAAAATCTGATAAGTGACCGTAAAAAGCCTCTACTGAGCATCTCtactacatattttaagcacggattttcaaTTGTCACTGCACTGATCTTTAAtttcactgcacgaacgtgtcgggaggcacgttaaaatagcccctgttttGACATGACAgttgacacgtcacaaatgtatcTGATCGATCTGTAATTGCATCATGTTTCGCTACAGAATACTTTCTAAGTAACACTCACTGTACatgttaagggtactacaccctggccaattttgtgcctatttttgcatttttctcaaaattctagcacattggtgacaagtaagatatgtatattataggggcaaggactaccattactgtactgaaaattcagcaactcaaagcaagtagttattgatttattgatcaaatactggttttcctcattttgactgaactccacaactgttgtctgtactggAATAAAAtacccagtgcagtagttgtagtccttgccccctataatatacatatcttacttgtccccattgcgctataatttttgagaaaaatgcaaaaataggcacaaaattgggcaggggtgtagtacccccttaactcattACAGTATTATGTATATTCCATTTCAGGGCTATCTGCTGCTCCATTGGATGTGGAAAGAATATTTAAAATAGCACTGACAGTTTCATCAGATGGGGCCAATGTTTCTTTGGGTTCTGATTTACATGTAGAATGAACTTTCTTCATGTGATTATTCAGGTTGGTTTTGTGCATAAATGTTTCTTTACACAGTTCACACTTGTAGGGGTGTTCTCGGGTGTGTGTCCGGATGTGCTTGGCAAGATAGTCGCGACGAACACACCTATACTCACACAGATGACAAGCGAATGGTCGCTCACCTGTGTGAGTGTAATTATGCTTAACCAGCTCATTGTTTTCTTTAAAGGACTTTCCACACACTTCACACACAAATGGTCTTGCTTTGAGATGTGTAATTTTTATATGGTATTCCCTTGCCCCTCGTTGAAGGAAACTTTTATCACAGTACGTGCATTTGTATGGTCTGGGTTTACTTTTACAATGTACAGTCTCCACGTGGTATTTAAGCTTTGAGCTTGTTATCAAACCTGCGCCACAGATGTGACATATGTGTTTTCTTCTGTCAACTCTGTGAGTATCTTTGTGCTCTTTCAAATAGGGTAAGGTTTTGAAACTTTTGTTACAGCCGTCATGATCGCAAATGTATGGCCTGAAAAGCGAGTGTGCGGTTATATTATGCAGCGTCATTTTGTCAATCCCTTTAAATGTCGCGTCACATTGATCACAAGTGTATGCGCGTGTCACAAGGCACTCAATCTGTGGGTGTTTATGTTTCATATGGTTCAAAAATATAGGCGCAGCTTTGTATTCTTTCGTGGGACATAGTTTGCACCTGTATGGTTTGCTCCTTATTCGTGGCTTATCCATGAGCGCCACGAGTCTTGGATCCACAAATTTTGTTGCCTCGTCCCAATCTATGTCATCAGGGGCTTTACAAGTGTTTAATTCTGCATGCTGATCAAGCGTGGCTTGATCTGCAAAACATTTTCTACACTTTCCGCATACAAAATCGGATTTCAATTCTGTTCTATGGGATTGTTTGTGCTTCGTTAGCGAATATTGTGACAAACATGTACGACCACACCCATCACATTCAAGATTCGCTTGATACCCATGAACTCTTCTCTCATGTTCATTAGCTTTCTCTCTGCTAGGGAAGGGCTTCTTACAATACCTGCACAGacgttcttttcttcttcttgaaTGGTCAAGTCGCTTATGTATGGACAGATCTCCTTTTCTCAAAAACCCCGCACCACATACCTTGCAACAATGACCTTTAACACCTTTGTGCACATCCAAGTGGCCTTGAAAAACCTTTCTTTCCGTGAATGTGAACTTGCATTCTTTGTAAGTACACTGCTGAGGAGTCTTCAATTTGAGATGGCCATTTTTATGCTTCTTGAAAGACTTTGAAGAGTAATTCTTCCCACAAATTGGACACTTCAGTGGCTTCTCCAATGGACCTTtatccgtgtgatatgacacatgGTTAGCAAATGTTCCAATAGTAATGAATGTTGCATTGCAAACCTTACATTTGAGGGGTCTTTTTGGATCATCTGAAGGCAATGTGAGTTCCTCAAGTTCAGGATCAAGAAACTTGGTGAGGTTTTCATCTGGTTCTTCCAGCAAATTTGATGATGCCACCAGTTCAGGATCCTCTTTCATTTGCATCAATTCCTTGACTTCTTCGGCAATGTCTTCATCTGGCTCACTCTCCATGGCAGTGTCCTCTTCATCTTGTACCTCATTGTCAGTATTTTCATAATTTGACTCCGAATCAGATTCCTTATCTTCAGTTGATACTTCATCATTATTGCTGTATTTTCTGGTTGCTATTGTACCTGTTCTTAACCTTGTAACCCTGGCGCATTCTTGGTTTACATTTACAGGTAGTTCTTGTCTGGCTACTTTTGTAGTCTTTGAATCGGTTTTGCTAGGACAATTGATGATAATCTTCGTATCTATATTCACTGGTTTTACAACATCATGGTCATTTGAAAGTATACCAAAATCTTCACTGTGACCATAGCTGTCTTCACTTAGACCACACTCTTcattttcaccatcgctgtcgaCATTTGGCTCTTTCGTACCAGATTGTTCAGACTTCTCAGTTTTGGCATCGTTATATGGTTTCACTTGCTTTTGGCAAATGCCACATGTGTTTGGCTCAAAGTATTTTTCTGTAAAGAGTTTTTGAAGTTCTTCTGTCACATCACAGACTCGTTGCAAACCACAAGTTTTGCAGAACAATAACTGAATTTTCTTGCTAGATGACTCCATTGTATGTCTGAAAGAGGAAAAATGtagagataaataaataaaatgattttatgAAATATTCTATGCATTTGTTCATTTCATTAGCTTCTACATGTAATACCAGAAAATGGCTTTTTGATGTACAGTACCATGATTGATGGTCAAATGCAAACTTGGAATCTCAATTCTACATGgggccagaggatgtttaaagacattcccacaacccaatggggtttctgaccttgtatgtctggcttttgtacacatgtggtacagttgatcataccttgcattggttgtgtgtgcaaatatctggtgttttcatcctattatttaacattcaaaatatcgagacttatgaataaaattaatgcagtgtgacaatatgaatgtttcctgtaagaaaatcaaatatcagtcataagtctcagctattagcttgttggctacagttttaaaattaccattttgtgtgtgtggcaatggggattttgcctttaaaattaggttatattgaccaaatttcccaatcatagtgcattgtaggaatgcctttaagcctcctctgacatGGGGCGATGAGTTAATATATATTAAAATTGTTTCTGAACTTCTCATATCGGTACCAGGCCGGGTAACAGGCTGACAGTTGATGTAGTGGTGTATTAGGTAGGCCAAAAGCATCAGGGGGCTGTTTGAATGCCTATAATATATACTGTGAAAAATACTCGGGATTTGAAAACATCTTTACCTTTTTCTTTCAAAACCCTACATGATTTTGTAGAATTTGTCATTTTTCATGATAATAAAATGAATCATCAATTATTGAAGTACTCTACAACACATAAGCCTACACAATAATCGTCCATCTTATCTTCTGATACTACCATGCAAACGGGACTCTCTCTGAGACCTGTTTCCTAGCCCATAAGCCGCTGTTACCCATCTTTCAAATCTAGAACCAATACAAATCCAAAATGCAGGGTCTTGTTTTTAAATGCACATTTTTAATGGCAATCGAAGATTCATGGATTGTGTTAGAGC
This DNA window, taken from Amphiura filiformis chromosome 16, Afil_fr2py, whole genome shotgun sequence, encodes the following:
- the LOC140172785 gene encoding uncharacterized protein; this translates as MESSSKKIQLLFCKTCGLQRVCDVTEELQKLFTEKYFEPNTCGICQKQVKPYNDAKTEKSEQSGTKEPNVDSDGENEECGLSEDSYGHSEDFGILSNDHDVVKPVNIDTKIIINCPSKTDSKTTKVARQELPVNVNQECARVTRLRTGTIATRKYSNNDEVSTEDKESDSESNYENTDNEVQDEEDTAMESEPDEDIAEEVKELMQMKEDPELVASSNLLEEPDENLTKFLDPELEELTLPSDDPKRPLKCKVCNATFITIGTFANHVSYHTDKGPLEKPLKCPICGKNYSSKSFKKHKNGHLKLKTPQQCTYKECKFTFTERKVFQGHLDVHKGVKGHCCKVCGAGFLRKGDLSIHKRLDHSRRRKERLCRYCKKPFPSREKANEHERRVHGYQANLECDGCGRTCLSQYSLTKHKQSHRTELKSDFVCGKCRKCFADQATLDQHAELNTCKAPDDIDWDEATKFVDPRLVALMDKPRIRSKPYRCKLCPTKEYKAAPIFLNHMKHKHPQIECLVTRAYTCDQCDATFKGIDKMTLHNITAHSLFRPYICDHDGCNKSFKTLPYLKEHKDTHRVDRRKHICHICGAGLITSSKLKYHVETVHCKSKPRPYKCTYCDKSFLQRGAREYHIKITHLKARPFVCEVCGKSFKENNELVKHNYTHTGERPFACHLCEYRCVRRDYLAKHIRTHTREHPYKCELCKETFMHKTNLNNHMKKVHSTCKSEPKETLAPSDETVSAILNILSTSNGAADSPEMEYT